A single window of Streptomyces globosus DNA harbors:
- a CDS encoding SulP family inorganic anion transporter, with protein MSAHDKTAGRRLPDPSSLARDFGASVVVFLVALPLCVGVAVASGVPAELGLVTGIVGGIVAGAMRGSSLQVSGPAAGLTVLVFEAVQEFGVAALGVLVLSAGLLQMLMAALRLGRFFRAISLAVVEGMLAGIGLVLIAGQLYAMAEVKAPSSGLDKILQLPGTLAGALGSTASPAALAVGAGTIAVLVLWKRLPKAVQTVPGPLAAVGLATAAVYLLGLPVAKVEVQGLLDAVNPPGAGDFAQLAGIGAVGTVLAFALIASAESLFCAAAVDRLHDGPRTEYDKELMAQGAGNTVCGLLGALPMTAVIVRSAANVQAGARTKASRVLHGVWLLLFAALLPAALGVIPVAALAGVLVHAGCKLIPVREIGSLWREHRGEAVVLVATALAIVAVGMFEGVLVGLALAVAKTAWETSHVRVEVVDKGAGPVQAHLTGNATFLRLPKILDTLESLPHDRPVELHLGGLRHLDHACRTALENWAERHASEVTEPVGVPSPV; from the coding sequence CCCGCTGTGCGTGGGCGTCGCCGTCGCCTCCGGGGTGCCCGCCGAACTCGGCCTGGTGACCGGGATCGTCGGCGGGATCGTCGCCGGCGCGATGCGGGGCAGCAGCCTCCAGGTGTCGGGGCCCGCCGCGGGCCTGACCGTGCTCGTCTTCGAAGCCGTCCAGGAGTTCGGGGTGGCCGCGCTGGGCGTGCTCGTCCTGTCGGCCGGACTGCTCCAGATGCTGATGGCCGCGCTGCGGCTCGGCCGGTTCTTCCGCGCCATCTCCCTCGCGGTCGTCGAGGGCATGCTCGCCGGCATCGGGCTGGTCCTCATCGCGGGCCAGCTGTACGCGATGGCCGAGGTCAAGGCGCCCTCCAGCGGACTGGACAAGATCCTTCAGCTGCCGGGCACCCTGGCCGGAGCCCTCGGCTCCACCGCCTCGCCGGCCGCACTCGCCGTCGGCGCCGGGACCATCGCCGTGCTGGTGCTGTGGAAGCGGCTCCCGAAGGCCGTGCAGACGGTGCCGGGACCGCTCGCCGCGGTCGGACTGGCCACGGCCGCCGTGTACCTGCTGGGGCTGCCGGTGGCGAAGGTCGAGGTGCAGGGGCTGCTGGACGCGGTGAACCCGCCGGGCGCGGGCGACTTCGCGCAGCTCGCCGGCATCGGCGCCGTCGGCACCGTCCTCGCGTTCGCCCTGATCGCCTCGGCTGAGAGCCTGTTCTGCGCCGCCGCCGTCGACCGGCTCCACGACGGGCCGCGCACCGAGTACGACAAGGAGCTCATGGCCCAGGGCGCCGGCAACACCGTGTGCGGACTGCTCGGGGCCCTGCCGATGACCGCTGTCATCGTCCGCAGCGCCGCGAACGTGCAGGCGGGCGCGCGGACCAAGGCGTCCCGCGTGCTGCACGGCGTGTGGCTGCTGCTGTTCGCGGCGCTGCTGCCGGCCGCGCTCGGCGTCATCCCCGTGGCCGCGCTGGCGGGCGTCCTGGTACACGCCGGCTGCAAGCTGATCCCCGTACGGGAGATCGGGTCGCTGTGGCGGGAGCACCGGGGAGAGGCCGTCGTCCTGGTGGCCACGGCCCTCGCAATCGTGGCGGTGGGCATGTTCGAGGGGGTGCTCGTCGGACTCGCCCTGGCCGTGGCCAAGACGGCGTGGGAGACCTCGCACGTCCGGGTCGAGGTCGTCGACAAGGGCGCCGGCCCCGTCCAGGCCCACCTGACGGGCAACGCCACCTTCCTGCGGCTGCCGAAGATCCTCGACACCCTGGAGTCGCTGCCGCACGACAGGCCCGTCGAACTACACCTCGGCGGCCTGCGCCACCTCGACCACGCCTGCCGGACGGCACTGGAGAACTGGGCCGAGCGGCACGCCTCGGAGGTGACGGAACCGGTCGGGGTGCCCTCCCCGGTCTGA
- a CDS encoding AMP-binding protein: protein MLTALDGAYGDRADAVSVAGRTASYEELLAAARAVAADVAGAPAFAVTATASLETVAAAVGGLLAGVPFVPLPPDAGPAEREHILRDSGAVTVDVDFARRAAGAPAGAGGAPEDPALVLYTSGTTGAPKGVVLTRAAIAADLDALAEAWQWSADDTLVHGLPLFHVHGLVLGVLGALRTGSRLVHTGRPTPEAYAQAGGSLFFGVPTVWSRIAADAQAARALSGARLLVSGSAALPAPVFRDLERLTGLRPVERYGMTETLITVSGRAGGEVRPGTVGTPLPGIRTRIAAEPGAEIGELQLTGPTLFSGYLGRPEATAAAYTEDGWFRTGDIAAVDEDQVHRIVGRASIDMIKSGGYRIGAGEIENALLDHPKVQEAAVVGVPDADLGQRIVAFVVAEGATGAELTDFVAAHLSVHKRPREVRFVASLPRNAMGKPQKKLLLADEAGPAPR from the coding sequence GTGCTGACCGCACTGGACGGGGCGTACGGGGACCGCGCGGACGCGGTGAGTGTTGCCGGGCGGACCGCCTCGTACGAGGAGTTGCTGGCCGCGGCGCGCGCGGTCGCGGCCGACGTGGCCGGGGCGCCGGCGTTCGCCGTGACCGCGACGGCGTCCCTGGAGACGGTGGCTGCGGCGGTCGGCGGGCTGCTGGCGGGGGTGCCGTTCGTTCCGCTGCCGCCCGACGCCGGCCCGGCGGAGCGGGAGCACATCCTGCGGGACTCCGGGGCTGTAACCGTGGACGTGGACTTCGCACGCAGGGCAGCGGGAGCCCCGGCCGGTGCGGGCGGGGCGCCGGAGGATCCCGCGCTCGTGCTGTACACCTCCGGGACGACCGGTGCGCCCAAGGGGGTCGTCCTCACCCGTGCGGCCATCGCCGCCGACCTCGACGCCCTCGCCGAAGCCTGGCAGTGGAGCGCCGACGACACTCTCGTGCACGGGCTGCCGCTGTTCCACGTGCACGGTCTGGTGCTCGGTGTCCTCGGGGCGCTGCGCACCGGCAGCCGGCTTGTCCACACCGGCAGGCCGACCCCCGAGGCGTACGCGCAGGCCGGCGGCAGCCTCTTCTTCGGGGTGCCGACCGTGTGGTCCCGGATCGCCGCCGACGCGCAGGCCGCCCGCGCCCTGTCCGGGGCGCGGCTGCTGGTCTCCGGGAGCGCGGCCCTGCCCGCGCCGGTCTTCCGGGACCTGGAGCGGCTGACCGGGCTGCGGCCCGTGGAGCGGTACGGGATGACGGAGACCCTGATCACGGTGAGCGGGCGGGCCGGCGGGGAGGTGCGCCCCGGCACGGTCGGCACACCGCTGCCGGGGATCCGCACCCGGATCGCCGCCGAGCCCGGTGCGGAGATCGGGGAGCTCCAGCTCACCGGGCCGACGCTGTTCTCCGGGTACCTGGGGCGGCCGGAGGCCACCGCGGCCGCGTACACCGAGGACGGGTGGTTCCGTACGGGCGACATCGCCGCCGTCGACGAGGACCAGGTGCACCGGATCGTGGGGCGGGCCTCCATCGACATGATCAAGTCGGGTGGGTACCGGATCGGCGCCGGGGAGATCGAGAACGCCCTGCTGGACCACCCGAAGGTGCAGGAGGCGGCGGTTGTGGGTGTGCCCGACGCGGATCTGGGGCAGCGGATCGTGGCCTTCGTCGTCGCCGAGGGAGCGACCGGCGCCGAACTCACCGACTTCGTCGCCGCGCACCTGTCCGTGCACAAGAGGCCGCGGGAGGTCCGCTTCGTTGCGTCGCTGCCGCGGAACGCGATGGGCAAGCCGCAGAAGAAGCTGCTGCTCGCCGACGAGGCCGGGCCCGCGCCGAGGTAG
- a CDS encoding FAD-dependent monooxygenase, with translation MQTHVVIIGGGPVGLLIAAELAGYGVDTVVLEAQDAVSERPKATTLHARAVQCLARRGHLPEHVPLSAGGDGCGCPFHFAGLPGLVITAPEGEPEPILKWPQAELERLFEARARKAGARILRGHRVAAISQEQEPEHNPEDGAGAGGVVTVRAEGPHGPLTLTARYAVGADGARSTVREQAGITSETHPATVSALTGTVRLRDGALADGWHRTPHGWIVAKSDPHTGDTHIRTLNCAGAHSERHLPPTLDELRREVAWIAGRHIAMDEPRWLGRFSDFARLAGTFRRGRVFLAGDAAHVHFPIGGQGLSTGVLDALNLGWKLALAVRGQAGPRLLDSYDRERRPAARRVLDNTRAQLALMRPGPELDALRALFAALLSADRDAGHLRNMISAQDTVLPGCTGRTPSGGGTFLPNVALRTPQGETDVIGLLQEGRPLLLSFGDGACVHRETARDWEGVLRVVRARPVPEIPYEALLVRPDGYVAWAPGGEGLEAALSEHFAAPAPAVLP, from the coding sequence ATGCAGACGCATGTGGTGATCATCGGCGGGGGGCCGGTCGGGCTGCTCATCGCCGCCGAACTGGCCGGGTACGGGGTCGACACCGTGGTGCTGGAGGCACAGGACGCGGTGTCCGAGCGGCCCAAGGCGACGACGCTCCACGCCCGGGCCGTGCAGTGCCTGGCCCGGCGCGGGCACCTCCCGGAGCACGTGCCGCTGTCGGCGGGCGGCGACGGCTGCGGCTGCCCGTTCCACTTCGCCGGGCTGCCCGGCCTGGTGATCACGGCGCCGGAAGGCGAGCCGGAGCCCATCCTCAAATGGCCGCAGGCCGAGCTGGAGCGGCTCTTCGAGGCCCGCGCCCGCAAGGCCGGCGCGCGGATCCTCCGCGGCCACCGGGTCGCGGCGATCAGCCAGGAACAGGAGCCGGAGCACAACCCGGAGGACGGCGCCGGCGCCGGGGGAGTGGTGACCGTCAGAGCCGAGGGGCCGCACGGCCCCCTGACCCTGACCGCCCGCTACGCGGTCGGCGCGGACGGCGCCCGCAGTACGGTCCGCGAGCAGGCGGGCATCACCTCCGAGACGCACCCCGCGACCGTCTCCGCGCTGACCGGCACCGTCCGGCTGCGCGACGGCGCCCTCGCCGACGGCTGGCACCGCACCCCGCACGGCTGGATCGTCGCCAAGAGCGATCCGCACACCGGGGACACACACATCCGCACCCTCAACTGCGCGGGCGCCCACAGCGAGCGGCACCTGCCGCCCACCCTCGACGAGTTGCGGCGTGAGGTCGCCTGGATCGCGGGCCGCCACATCGCGATGGACGAGCCGCGCTGGCTCGGCCGGTTCAGCGACTTCGCCCGCCTGGCCGGAACGTTCCGCCGGGGCCGCGTCTTCCTCGCCGGGGACGCCGCGCACGTGCACTTCCCGATCGGCGGCCAGGGCCTGAGCACCGGAGTGCTGGACGCCCTCAACCTCGGCTGGAAGCTCGCCCTCGCCGTCCGCGGCCAGGCGGGCCCCCGCCTCCTCGACAGCTACGACCGCGAACGCCGGCCCGCCGCCCGCAGGGTCCTCGACAACACCCGGGCCCAGCTCGCCCTGATGCGGCCCGGCCCCGAACTCGACGCCCTCCGCGCCCTCTTCGCCGCCCTGCTGTCGGCGGACCGGGACGCCGGACACCTGCGGAACATGATCAGCGCCCAGGACACGGTCCTCCCCGGCTGCACCGGGCGCACGCCCTCCGGAGGCGGGACGTTCCTGCCGAACGTCGCGCTCCGCACCCCGCAGGGGGAGACCGACGTCATCGGGCTGCTCCAGGAGGGCCGGCCCCTGCTGCTGTCCTTCGGGGACGGGGCCTGCGTACACCGGGAGACGGCCCGCGACTGGGAGGGCGTCCTGCGCGTGGTCCGCGCGCGCCCCGTGCCAGAGATCCCGTACGAGGCGCTGCTGGTGCGGCCTGACGGGTACGTGGCCTGGGCGCCGGGCGGGGAGGGGCTGGAGGCGGCGCTGTCCGAGCACTTCGCCGCGCCCGCGCCGGCGGTGCTGCCCTGA
- a CDS encoding anthrone oxygenase family protein encodes MQRINTAIVNGWFLTGFLGALLFTGLALALHLAGGGGRAAVLLTAALCAYVLALAVTGRINIPLNNALEQAGPADRVPDPAAVRQAFESRWVPANRWRTALCTIALACLAGTLAVR; translated from the coding sequence ATGCAGCGCATCAACACGGCGATCGTGAACGGCTGGTTTCTCACTGGCTTCCTGGGCGCCCTCCTCTTCACCGGCCTCGCCCTCGCGCTGCACCTTGCAGGCGGCGGGGGCCGGGCGGCCGTCCTGCTGACAGCCGCGCTGTGCGCGTACGTCCTCGCCCTCGCCGTCACGGGACGGATCAACATCCCGCTGAACAACGCCCTGGAGCAGGCGGGTCCGGCGGACCGCGTCCCCGACCCGGCGGCAGTCCGGCAGGCGTTCGAGTCCCGCTGGGTCCCCGCGAACCGCTGGCGCACGGCACTCTGCACGATCGCCCT